One Archangium violaceum genomic window, AAGGGCGGAGAAGAAGGACATGAATACATCCTAACCGCCGAACCGCCTGGGTGGTGCTAGTGTCCGCCCCCGAGATGACGACCGACAATCAGGCCGACAACGCCCCCACTTCCTCCCCCACTGATGCCTCCGTGGAGACGGTGCGCAAGGTGTACGCGAAGGACCTGCGCGAGAAGGACTCCGTCAACACCGTCTTCCGCGTCACGAAGAAGGACCGCGTCACCGCGCGCAGCGGCAAGGTGTTCCTCTCCGTGGTGCTCGTCGACAAGAGCGGAGAGATCGACGCCCGCGTCTTCGACAAGGTCGAGGCCCTCGAGCCCGCCTTCGCCACCGGTGACTACGTCCTCGTCCGTGGCAATGTCATCGCCTTCCACGGCAAGGTGCAGGTGGTCATCGAGTCCCTCGAGCGGCTGGACCCCGAGCCGTTGGATCCCAAGGAGTTCGAGCCCCCGGCGGCGCCCGCCCCCGCCCCCGCCGAGCAGGCCCCCGCGCCCAAGGCCGCCGCTCCCGCCCGCGAGCCCCGTGAGGAGCGCCGGAACGAGGAGCAGGCCGCGCCCAGGACGGGTGGCGAGGGCCACGGAGGCGCCCGCGCCGTGGGGCAGATCCGTGAAATCATCACCGAGCGCGTGAACGATCCCCACGTGAAGGCGCTGCTGCTGGCCTTCCTGGATGATCCGCAGATCGCCGCGGGCCTCCCGCAAGCGCCGGCCGCCAAGGGCGTGCACCATGCCTACCGCGGCGGACTGGCCGACCACCTGCTCTCCGTGATGCGGCTCACCCTGCGCGTGGCGGACCACTACCCCATGGCGGACCGTGACCTGCTGCTCGCCGGCGCCTTCCTCCATGACGTGATGAAGGTCGCGGAGATCTCCCCGGAGAAGGGCTTCGAGTACACCGACGAGGGCAAGCTGGTGGGCCACCTCGTCATGACGGCGCAGAAGATCCGCGAGAAGACGCTCTCCCTGCCCAACTTCCCGCCCCTGCTCGAGCAGCACCTCACCCACATCGTCCTCTCGCACCACGGGCGTCTGGAGTACGGCTCGCCCAAGCTGCCGGTGACGATCGAGGCCCATATCGTCCACGCGCTGGACTCGCTGGACTCGCGCATCGCCTCGTGGGTGGAGGCCATGCAGCGCGACCCCAACGACAAGTGGACGGAGAACCTGCGGCTCTACGAGCGCTCGCTCTGGAAGGGCCCTGTGCCCACGGCGCGGGGCCGGGCGCCCGTGGAGGGAGGCGGCCGCAAGAAGTTCAAGGAGAAGAAGCCCAAGGAGCGGCCGGAGAAGACCGCGGGCGAGGCAGCGCCGTCGCAGCGGCCCGAGAAGGCCGAGCGGCAGGAGAAGCAGCGCGAGCCCAGGCCGCCTCGCGAGCCTCGGGAGCCTCGCGAGGCCCGGGAGCCTCGCGAGCCCAAGCCGCCGCGCGAGCCGGTGAGCGTCCCCAAGGAGCTGACGTTCAAACCCTTCAGCGTGCTGACGGCGAAGACGGAGCCCGCCAACAAGCCCGAGGGGGGCTCTGACTCGGAAGGCTGATCATGGCGAAGAAACTCGGGGAGCGGCTCGTCGAGGCGGGACTCGTCACGACGGACGCCATCCAGAAGGCGCTGGAGCACCAGAAGATCACCGGCCACCGGCTGGGGGACTGTCTGGTGGAGATCGGCCTGCTCCAGGAGGCGGCGTTGCTGCGCTTCCTGGCGGCCGAGTTCCAGACTCGCTTCGTCTCCGCGGAGAAGCTGGCCAAGGCCCGCATTCCCACGGAGGTGCTGGACAAGGTGCCGGTGCGGCTGGCGGAGGCGCAGAACGTGCTTCCGCTGGCGATCGACCCGGAGCGCAAGCTGCTGTCGGTGGTGGCGGCCGAGCCGCAGAACAAGAAGCTGATGGACGAGATCGCCCTGGTGACGGGGCTCTCCGAGGTCTACGCGTACGTGGGCCTGCGCAGCACCATCGCCGCCGCCATCCGGAAGCACTACTACGGAGACCCCACGGCCTTCGCGTCGCTGGAGGTGGTGACCGCCCAGATCCGGGCGGATGTGTCCACCATGGCCAGCGCGTACGAGAGCACCACGGGGCCGGCCCCGAGGAGCAGCCTCCAGCTCCGCCTGGAGACGGACGCCCGGCTGCGGATCCAACGCCCGGGCCCACCAGCGCGGCCCAATACGTCCCGCAGCGATGTGCTCCAGGGCTCGCGCGGGACGGTGACGGACAAGGACTACATCGAGACGCTGAGCATCCTGGTGACGATGCAGGAGCGCGAGCGCAAGCACCACCGGGGCCACTCGGCGCAGGTGTCGCGGCAGGCGGCGGTGGTGGCCAAACGCCTGGGGATGCCGCCCCGGGACGTGGCGGCGGTGGCCATCGCGGGCTTCCTGCACGACCTGGGAAAGCCGGCCGAGCGGCACTTCTGCCTGGCCAGCAACGCGATGAATCCGGAGTGGATGGCCGAAGCCAAGCGCTACAGCCGGGTGCCGGTGAAGCTCTTCGAGTCGGTGCACCTGCCGGTGCAGGTGAACACCATGCTCGCGCAGCTCTACGAGGCCTACGACGGCTCGGGGACGCCGCAGGGAGCCAAGGGCGACGACATCACCCTGGGCGCGCGCATCCTGGCGACGGTGGACAGCTTCCTGGAGCTGACGAAGAACCCGGCCAATGCGTACGGGAAGGTGCTGACCAAGGAGCAGGCGCTCGAACACCTGCTCGAGAACTCGGGCAAGCTGTACGACCCGCTGGTGGCGGACATCGTCATGAGGGTGCAGAGCGGCGAGCTGCTGCGCCAACGCATCGCCAATGACGGGCGGCAGATCCTCGTCGTCGAGCCGGAAGAAGGCACGCGTACGGACTTGCTGGAGTCCTGCCAGAAGAAGGGCCTGGTGGTGCACGCGCTCTCACTGCTGGAAGGGGCGTACGACGCGCTGGTGTACCAGGACTGCGACGTACTGGTGGTGGGGCTGAAGTTCGGGCTGGACGAGGTGCTCGGGCTGCTCCAGGCGGTGCGCGCCTCACCGGAGCACGCGGGGCTACCGGTGGTAGTGCTCGGAGATCCGGACCCGGGCACGCGCGAGCGGCTGATGATGGGCGGAGCCACGGCGGTGCTGGCTCCCACGGCGCCGGACGAGGCGGCGAAGACGATCCGCGTCCTGTACGACGATCGCATCCTGCACAACGGCCCCGCACGAGTGGTGCGAGGGAGCCTGGACGAGATGCCCGCGCAGGAGCTGCTCAAGATGCTGGGAGCGGGCAAGAAGTCGGGGCGGCTGTACCTGAAGCAGAACGCCCACGAGGGCTTCCTGCACATGGAGCAGGGCAAGCTCGTCTACGCGACCGTCGCGGGACTGAACGGCGAGCAGGCGATGCAGACGCTGCTGAGCTTCCAGCAGGCGGACTTCCGCTACGATCCGGACGCGCTGTTGCTGGACGTGCCGCAGATGGACAAGGAGCTGCAGCTCGTTGCCCAGCAGGCCACGACACGAAGGCCCACGACGACCACGGCCGCCGTATAACCCCCCTCTCCCTCCGGGAGAGGGTCGGGGTGAGGGTATCTCGTGCCTGTCATCACACGGTGAACCCGAACAGCGCCGCCGCGTTGGCCGTGGTCACCTCGGCCACCTGCTCGAGGGTCACACCCTTCAATTCGGCGACCTTCCTGGCCGTCTCGACGACATACGAGGGCTCGTTCTTCTTGCCCCGGTAGGGAACAGGAGCCAGATACGGGCTGTCCGTCTCCACCATCAGCCGGTCCAGGGGAGCGAAGCGCACGGCGTCCTGGAGCGCCTGGGTCTTCTTGTAGGTGACGACGCCGGACAGCGACAGCATGAAGCCCAGCTCCAGGTAGCGCCGGGCCGCGTCGGTGTCCCCGGTGAAGCAGTGGATGACGCCGCGGCTCACGCCCTCTTCCTTCAGGATGGCCTCGCAGTCGCCATGCGCGTCCCGCACATGCACCACGAGCGGCTTGCCGAGCCGCTTCGCCAGCGCGCACTGCCTCCGGAACACCTGTGCCTGCACGTCCCGGGGAGAGTGATCGTAGTAGTAATCGAGCCCCGCCTCGCCCACGGCGTGGATCTCCGGGCGGGCACACGTGCGCTCCAGGTGCTCGAGGTCCGCCTCGGTGGCGCGAGCCGCCTCGTGCGGATGGATGCCGAGCGTGGGCGTGAGAAAGTCGGGATGAGCGGCGGCGACCTCCAGGGCGATGCCCCAGTCTCCGGGGCCCTGGAACTGGCCGACGATGACGGCATGAACCAACCCGGCGGCGCGGGCGCGCTCCAGCGCGGCGGTCACCTGCGCGGACTCGGCGCGATCGAAGTGGCAGTGGGAATCAACGAGCCTCATGGCATTTCCTCGATGAGCTCGGAGAGCTCGGCACGGGCCTCGGCGGAGAACGCGGGCAATACCGCGCGCACCCGGTCACGGCCCTCGGGAACGCCGAGCAGCCACAGGCCCTCGGCGGCATCGAGCCGGTAGTCCTCGTGGACCCCGGGCTCGTCGAGCAGGGACAGCAACCACGGCAGGGCCTTCGGGTCACCCAATCGGCCCAGCCCACGCGCCGCCGCGCCCCGGCAATCGTCCTTGGGATCGGAGAGGATCGCGTGCAGCCGCTCGATGGCGCCCGGGGCCTTCACCTCGCCACATAGCTCCACGGCGAGGGCCCGGTCCTGGGCCCAGTTCCACCGCCGCCGCTCGGTCCGCTTGAGGAGCCAGCCGGCCCCCTCGGGATCGCCCAGCTTCGCGAGCACGCCGGCCGCCTGGGTGCGGTCGAAGGCGGGCAACATCCAACGGCGGAACAGACGCTGAACGGCGGGCAGCGCACGCGCATCCCCCAGCTCGGCGAGTGCCCCGAGCGCACGGAAGCGCAGCAGATCCTCATTGAGCGCTTCGACGAGCACGTCCAGTCCGGCCGGGTGCTTGAGGGCGGCCATGCCGCGAGCGGCCTCGAAGCGGACCTCGAAGACGGGATCCTCGAGGGCCTGGGCCAACGTGCCGCGACAGTCGGGCCGGGCGAGATCGGCGAGGCGTCCGGCGGCCTCCAGACGCACCAGGCTCTCCTCGTCGGCGAGTTGCCCGGCGAGGAACCCGGGAAGCTCCTCGGCGGACAGCACCGCGGTGGCCATGCCCACGCCGGTGCGGCGCACGGCCACCTGCTTGTCGGCGAGCAGCCGCGTGAGCGCCTCGGAGAGCTCGGGCGCGCGAGAGGCGTCCTCGGCGGCCAGATGGAAGAGGAACTCCGCCGCCTCGGCGCGCTTGCCGGGGTCCCTCTCCCGCTCGAGGGTGAGAAGGGCCCGGTCCCGTTCGACCCACCAGTCCGTCACGCTCACTTCACCTCGGAGCCGGGAGGCATGTCACCCGGGTCCAACAGGGACAGGTCCTTGCCACCGGGGCCCGCGGTCAGAATCATCCCGCGCGACTCGATGCCACGCAGCATGCGCGGCTTGAGGTTGGCCACCACCACCACCTTGCGGCCCTGCACCTGCTCGGGCTGGAAGGCCTCGGCGATGCCGGAGCAGATGGTGCGCGGCTGCTCCTCGCCCAGGTCCACGGTGAGCTTCAGCAACTTGTCCGCCTTGGGCACGCGCTCGGCGGCGAGAATCTTGCCCACCTTGAGCACCACCTTGGCGAAGTCGCCAATCTCGATCTCTCCCGGCGCGGCCTCGGCGGGCTTCGCCTCGGGGGCCTTGGCCTCGGCGGGCTTGGGCTCGGAGGCCTTCTTCTTGCCCTCCTTGGCCGGCTCGGCGGCGGCGGGAGGCTGGCCGAGGATGGCGTTGACGCGGTCCTCCTCCAGACGCGGCAGGAGCGGCTCGGGGGTACCCACGGGCCGGCTGCGGTCGAGCAGCGGGTAGCGCGCGGTGGCGAGCGCCTCGAAGGTGAGCGGCGGCGCGTTGAGCTGCGCGAAGAGCTTCTCCGTCACGCGCGGAATCACCGGCGAGAGCAGCGCACCGAGCAGATAGGCCACCTCGGCGGCGTCGCTCAGGTCGGCGCGAGCGGCCTCGGGATCCGTCTTCACCTTGGCCCAGGGGGCCGCGTTCTGGAGGAAGCCGTTCGCCGTCTGGGAGATTTCCGTGATGATGCGGATGGCGTTGCGGTACTCGAGCTTCTCGAAGGCCTCGCGCACCTCGGGGACGCGGGCGAGCGCGGCCTCCACCAGCGCCTTGCCGGGACCCTCCTTCGTGGCGGGAGCGAGCCGCTTCTCCAGCACCGCGCCCGCGAGCATGGACAGGCTGCGGTTGGCCAGGTTGCCGATGTTGTTCACCAGCTCGCCGTTCACCCGGAGGCGGAAGTCCTTGAGGCTCAGGTCGATGTCCTCGATGCCCGAGCCGAGCGTGGCGGCGTAGAAGTAGCGCAGGTAGCTCGGGTCCAGGTGCTCCAGGTAGGCGCGCGCGGCGATGAGGGTGCCCCGCGTCTTCGACATCTTCTCCCCGTTGAGGGTGAGGTGGCCGTGCACCTTGATCGCATCGGGCCGCTTGAGACCGGCCACCTTGAGGACGGCGGGCCAGAAGAGCGCGTGGAAGTAGACGATGTCCTTGCCGATGAAGTGGACGATGCGGGCATCGCTGCCCTCGGCCCAGTAGTCCAGGGCGCTCTTCGCCTTGCCCGTCGTCTGGGCCCACTTCTCCGTGGTGGCGATGTAGCCGATGGGGGCGTCCAGCCAGACGTAGAAGTACTTGTCCGTCTCACCCGGGATGGGGAAACCGAAGTACGGACCGTCGCGGCTGATGTCCCAGTCCGCCAGACCCTGCTCGAAGAAGCCCTGGAGCTGGGTGGCGAGGCCCTGGTGGAGGAAGTCCGGCTTGCGCAGCGTCTCCTGCAGGAAGCCCGCGTGGTTCGACAGCTTGAAGAAGAGATGCGGGGACTTGCGGCGCACCGGAGGCGTGTTGCACAGGGCGCACCGGGGCTCGATGAGGTCCGTGGGGGCGTAGGCCTTGCCACACTTCTCACAGGCGTCGCCGTATTGGTCGGCCGCCTTGCAGTTGGGACAGGTGCCCTTGATGAAGCGATCCGGGAGGAAACGCTTGTCCACCTCGCAGTAGGCCTGCTCGACGTCGCGCTTCTCGATGTCCCCGTGCTCCTTCAGCCGCCCGTAGATGAGCTCGGCGTAGTGCTTGTTCTCGGGCGAGTTGGTGGAGTGGAAGTAGTCGAACTGGACGCCGAACTCGCGGAAGTCCGCCTGATGCGCCTCGTAGAAGCGCGCGATGAACTCCTCGGGCTTGAGGCCGTGCTTCGCGGCGTTCAGCTCGATGGGCGTGCCGTGGGTGTCGTCGGCACAGAAGTAGACGACGTCCTTGCCGCAGGAGCGCTGGAAGCGCACGTAGATGTCGGTCTGGATGTACTCGACCATGTGGCCCAGATGGATGGGGCCGTTGGCGTACGGTAGCGCGCTGGTGACGAGGATTCTCTCCGCCATGGGTTCTCCTGAGGGGGGGCGGACATTAGCCGCTCGAAGGGCTCCGGTCATCGGGAAGTAACGAAGGAACGCGCCTGATGCACCGGGGCCCCGGAGCTGTTATCGACCCCACACGATGTGCACCATCGTCATCCTCCGCCACATCCACCCCGACTACCCGCTCGTGCTGGCCGCCAACCGCGATGAGCTGTATGCCCGCCCGGCCGCCGGTCCCCAGCTCCTGTCCCCCGCTCCCCGAATCGTCGGAGGACGCGACCTGGAGCGGCAGGGCACGTGGATGGGGTTGACGGACGGCGGTTTCTTCGTGGGTCTGACGAACCAACGGGGTTCCGCGAACCTGACGCGGGCGCCACGCTCCCGGGGAGAGGTGGTCCTGCGCGCCCTGGAAGCCGGTGGCGTGGAGGGGGCCGAGCGCTACCTCGCGGGGCTGGATCCCCGGGAGTACAACCCCTTCAACCTGCTCTACGGTGACGCCGGGGTGCTCCGGGTGGCCTATGCCCGGCCGGATTCGGAGCGAATGCGCCTCGAGGACGTGCCCCCGGGCATCCACGTCCTGCCCAACGACGTCCTCGACTGCGCGGCCATGCCCAAGGTGGCGAGGGCTCGGAAGCTCGCGGAGAGAGCGGCACGGCAGCCCTGGCCCGAGGCCGTGCGGACACTCCAGGCCCTGCTGGCGGACCACGTGCTGCCGGAGCGCGCGCCGGAGCTCCTCCCCGAGGAAGAGGGCCTTCCCGAGATTCACGAGCGCCTGCGCCAGTACCAGGCGCTGTGCATCCATACGCCAGGATATGGGACCCGCTCGTCGGCCATCGTCGCGCTGACGCCTGGACGGGTGGCCCACTACCTGGCAGCCGATGTCTCCCCATGCCAGGGGCCGTATCGAGACGTCACGCCCCTGCTCTACCCCCGGTGAATGACGGCGCGTGACGCTCCGCGTCTCCCACAACGTCGGCTGGAAACGGCCCCGGTGTGTTCCCCGCCCTCCTTGCCCGCCAGTCGCGGGGGGGTCCTAATGGAGGGAATCCACACTCCGACACCGGGGGATGTCACATGAGCAGCAGCGCACGGAGGTACGGGCATGCCGTAGTCATCGGCAGCAGCATGGCGGGGCTGGTGAATGCCCGGGTCCTGGCGGACCACTTCGAGAAGGTGACGGTGCTCGAACGGGACGAGCGTCCCGCGGGTCCGGAGCCACGCAAGGGCGCCCCCCAGGGCCAACACGTCCATCTGTTGCTGGAGGCCGGAAAGCGGGTGCTGGAGGAGCTCTTCCCTGGCCTGACGCGAGAGACGCAGGACTCGGGCATGAACGTCATCGACTCGAGCCGGGACATGGCCTGGCAGCACTTCGGCGTGTGGAAGGTACGCGTCCCGAGCGGCATCGAGTCCGTGCTGTGCACCCGTCCCTACCTGGAATGGAACGTGTTCCAGCGGGTGAAGGCACTGCCCCAGGTGGAGATCCGGGAGAACGTCACCGTCGAGGCGCTGTGCACCGACGCGGAGAGGAAACGCGTCACCGGGGTGAAGGTGAGGGGGCCGGGCGGCGAGGAGACGCTGGAGGCGGACCTGGTGGTGGACGCGAGCGGCCGGGGAACGCGCTCGCCCCGGTGGCTGGAGGAGCTGGGCTACGGTCGGCCCGAGGAGGAGAAGATCGGCATCGACCTGGCGTACACGAGCCGGCTCTACAAGCGGCCCGCGGGCTTCCGGGACGACTGGAAGCTGCTGGTGCAGTACCCGCGCGCGCCGGACGGATGGCGGGCGGGGTTCATCTCGCACGTGGAGGGCGATCGCTGGATCGTCAGCGTGAACGGGTACTTCGGCGACCACGCGCCCACGGATGACAAGGGGTTCCTGGAGTTCGCCCGCTCCCTACCGCGGCCGGGCCTCTACGATTACATCCAGGACGCCGAGCCGCTGACGGCCCCGGTCACCCACAAGATTCCAACGAGCCGGTGGCTGCATTACGAGCGGTTGTCGCGCTTCCCCGAGCGGCTCATCGTCACGGGCGATGCCGTGTGCGCCTTCAACCCCATCTTCGGCCAGGGGATGACGACGGCCAGCCTGGGCGCGAAGATGCTGGGAGAGCTCCTCACCGGAAAGGAGCCGCACACTCCCGGAGAGCTGAGCGGGGTCTCGGAGCGGTTCCGCCGGAAGCTGCCCGGCATCCTCCGCATCCCCTGGTTCATGACGTCCGTCATGGACATGCACTACCCGCAGACGACGGGTGCACGACCTCCCGGAGTGGGGGTCCTGCACTGGTTCTTCGGCCGGCTCATCGAGCTGACCTCGGTGGACGCGAACGTCTACCACCAGTTCCTGCGGGTGCTGCACATGCGCGACGGCCTGGAATCGCTGCTCCAGCCGGGGATGGCGCTGCCGTTGCTCGCCTACG contains:
- a CDS encoding 3'-5' exoribonuclease YhaM family protein — encoded protein: MTTDNQADNAPTSSPTDASVETVRKVYAKDLREKDSVNTVFRVTKKDRVTARSGKVFLSVVLVDKSGEIDARVFDKVEALEPAFATGDYVLVRGNVIAFHGKVQVVIESLERLDPEPLDPKEFEPPAAPAPAPAEQAPAPKAAAPAREPREERRNEEQAAPRTGGEGHGGARAVGQIREIITERVNDPHVKALLLAFLDDPQIAAGLPQAPAAKGVHHAYRGGLADHLLSVMRLTLRVADHYPMADRDLLLAGAFLHDVMKVAEISPEKGFEYTDEGKLVGHLVMTAQKIREKTLSLPNFPPLLEQHLTHIVLSHHGRLEYGSPKLPVTIEAHIVHALDSLDSRIASWVEAMQRDPNDKWTENLRLYERSLWKGPVPTARGRAPVEGGGRKKFKEKKPKERPEKTAGEAAPSQRPEKAERQEKQREPRPPREPREPREAREPREPKPPREPVSVPKELTFKPFSVLTAKTEPANKPEGGSDSEG
- a CDS encoding HD domain-containing phosphohydrolase; translated protein: MAKKLGERLVEAGLVTTDAIQKALEHQKITGHRLGDCLVEIGLLQEAALLRFLAAEFQTRFVSAEKLAKARIPTEVLDKVPVRLAEAQNVLPLAIDPERKLLSVVAAEPQNKKLMDEIALVTGLSEVYAYVGLRSTIAAAIRKHYYGDPTAFASLEVVTAQIRADVSTMASAYESTTGPAPRSSLQLRLETDARLRIQRPGPPARPNTSRSDVLQGSRGTVTDKDYIETLSILVTMQERERKHHRGHSAQVSRQAAVVAKRLGMPPRDVAAVAIAGFLHDLGKPAERHFCLASNAMNPEWMAEAKRYSRVPVKLFESVHLPVQVNTMLAQLYEAYDGSGTPQGAKGDDITLGARILATVDSFLELTKNPANAYGKVLTKEQALEHLLENSGKLYDPLVADIVMRVQSGELLRQRIANDGRQILVVEPEEGTRTDLLESCQKKGLVVHALSLLEGAYDALVYQDCDVLVVGLKFGLDEVLGLLQAVRASPEHAGLPVVVLGDPDPGTRERLMMGGATAVLAPTAPDEAAKTIRVLYDDRILHNGPARVVRGSLDEMPAQELLKMLGAGKKSGRLYLKQNAHEGFLHMEQGKLVYATVAGLNGEQAMQTLLSFQQADFRYDPDALLLDVPQMDKELQLVAQQATTRRPTTTTAAV
- a CDS encoding TatD family hydrolase is translated as MRLVDSHCHFDRAESAQVTAALERARAAGLVHAVIVGQFQGPGDWGIALEVAAAHPDFLTPTLGIHPHEAARATEADLEHLERTCARPEIHAVGEAGLDYYYDHSPRDVQAQVFRRQCALAKRLGKPLVVHVRDAHGDCEAILKEEGVSRGVIHCFTGDTDAARRYLELGFMLSLSGVVTYKKTQALQDAVRFAPLDRLMVETDSPYLAPVPYRGKKNEPSYVVETARKVAELKGVTLEQVAEVTTANAAALFGFTV
- a CDS encoding NRDE family protein; the encoded protein is MCTIVILRHIHPDYPLVLAANRDELYARPAAGPQLLSPAPRIVGGRDLERQGTWMGLTDGGFFVGLTNQRGSANLTRAPRSRGEVVLRALEAGGVEGAERYLAGLDPREYNPFNLLYGDAGVLRVAYARPDSERMRLEDVPPGIHVLPNDVLDCAAMPKVARARKLAERAARQPWPEAVRTLQALLADHVLPERAPELLPEEEGLPEIHERLRQYQALCIHTPGYGTRSSAIVALTPGRVAHYLAADVSPCQGPYRDVTPLLYPR
- a CDS encoding HEAT repeat domain-containing protein translates to MTDWWVERDRALLTLERERDPGKRAEAAEFLFHLAAEDASRAPELSEALTRLLADKQVAVRRTGVGMATAVLSAEELPGFLAGQLADEESLVRLEAAGRLADLARPDCRGTLAQALEDPVFEVRFEAARGMAALKHPAGLDVLVEALNEDLLRFRALGALAELGDARALPAVQRLFRRWMLPAFDRTQAAGVLAKLGDPEGAGWLLKRTERRRWNWAQDRALAVELCGEVKAPGAIERLHAILSDPKDDCRGAAARGLGRLGDPKALPWLLSLLDEPGVHEDYRLDAAEGLWLLGVPEGRDRVRAVLPAFSAEARAELSELIEEMP
- the metG gene encoding methionine--tRNA ligase, whose protein sequence is MAERILVTSALPYANGPIHLGHMVEYIQTDIYVRFQRSCGKDVVYFCADDTHGTPIELNAAKHGLKPEEFIARFYEAHQADFREFGVQFDYFHSTNSPENKHYAELIYGRLKEHGDIEKRDVEQAYCEVDKRFLPDRFIKGTCPNCKAADQYGDACEKCGKAYAPTDLIEPRCALCNTPPVRRKSPHLFFKLSNHAGFLQETLRKPDFLHQGLATQLQGFFEQGLADWDISRDGPYFGFPIPGETDKYFYVWLDAPIGYIATTEKWAQTTGKAKSALDYWAEGSDARIVHFIGKDIVYFHALFWPAVLKVAGLKRPDAIKVHGHLTLNGEKMSKTRGTLIAARAYLEHLDPSYLRYFYAATLGSGIEDIDLSLKDFRLRVNGELVNNIGNLANRSLSMLAGAVLEKRLAPATKEGPGKALVEAALARVPEVREAFEKLEYRNAIRIITEISQTANGFLQNAAPWAKVKTDPEAARADLSDAAEVAYLLGALLSPVIPRVTEKLFAQLNAPPLTFEALATARYPLLDRSRPVGTPEPLLPRLEEDRVNAILGQPPAAAEPAKEGKKKASEPKPAEAKAPEAKPAEAAPGEIEIGDFAKVVLKVGKILAAERVPKADKLLKLTVDLGEEQPRTICSGIAEAFQPEQVQGRKVVVVANLKPRMLRGIESRGMILTAGPGGKDLSLLDPGDMPPGSEVK
- a CDS encoding NAD(P)/FAD-dependent oxidoreductase — its product is MSSSARRYGHAVVIGSSMAGLVNARVLADHFEKVTVLERDERPAGPEPRKGAPQGQHVHLLLEAGKRVLEELFPGLTRETQDSGMNVIDSSRDMAWQHFGVWKVRVPSGIESVLCTRPYLEWNVFQRVKALPQVEIRENVTVEALCTDAERKRVTGVKVRGPGGEETLEADLVVDASGRGTRSPRWLEELGYGRPEEEKIGIDLAYTSRLYKRPAGFRDDWKLLVQYPRAPDGWRAGFISHVEGDRWIVSVNGYFGDHAPTDDKGFLEFARSLPRPGLYDYIQDAEPLTAPVTHKIPTSRWLHYERLSRFPERLIVTGDAVCAFNPIFGQGMTTASLGAKMLGELLTGKEPHTPGELSGVSERFRRKLPGILRIPWFMTSVMDMHYPQTTGARPPGVGVLHWFFGRLIELTSVDANVYHQFLRVLHMRDGLESLLQPGMALPLLAYGAKSLFVPLAERANVHRMPQA